From one Prochlorococcus marinus str. MIT 0912 genomic stretch:
- a CDS encoding thiol-disulfide oxidoreductase DCC family protein, whose translation MNTAKLTIFFDGGCPLCKREVDFLQSRNQKGDLSFIDINTSDFYLHLKYGITYKQAMERIHALRSDGSVIKDIKVFQEAYTLIGLGWIYAPTKIPIFDKFIEFIYRIWAKYRLILTFRPSIEKLCAEKDCELS comes from the coding sequence ATGAATACAGCCAAGCTTACTATTTTTTTTGATGGAGGATGTCCTTTGTGTAAAAGAGAGGTTGATTTCTTGCAATCAAGAAATCAAAAGGGGGACCTAAGTTTTATTGATATAAATACTTCTGATTTTTATTTACATCTTAAATATGGAATTACCTATAAACAAGCCATGGAGAGAATCCATGCTTTGAGAAGTGATGGTTCAGTAATTAAGGATATTAAGGTTTTTCAAGAGGCTTATACTTTGATTGGATTAGGTTGGATTTATGCCCCAACAAAAATCCCCATTTTTGATAAATTTATTGAGTTTATTTATAGGATATGGGCAAAATATAGATTAATACTAACTTTTCGACCTTCTATAGAGAAATTATGTGCTGAAAAGGATTGTGAACTCTCTTAG
- a CDS encoding chlorophyll a/b binding light-harvesting protein: MQTYGNPDVTYGWWAGNAGVTNKSGKFIAAHIAHTGLIAFAAGGSTLWELARYNPEIPMGHQSSIFLAHLASIGIGFDEAGAWTGAGVASIAIVHLVLSMVYGAGGLLHSVLFVGDMQDSEVPQARKFKLEWDNPDNQTFILGHHLLFFGVACIWFVEWARIHGIYDPAIGAVRQVEYNLNLTNIWNHQFDFLAIDSLEDVLGGHAFLAFIEITGGAFHIATKQVGEYTKFKGAGLLSAESILSFSLAGIGWMAVVAAFWCAQNTTVYPEAWYGEALILKFGIAPYWIDSVDLSGGPAFFGHTTRAALANVHYYFGFFFIQGHLWHALRAMGFDFKKVLKEPLPAQLY; the protein is encoded by the coding sequence ATGCAGACCTACGGAAACCCGGATGTCACCTATGGTTGGTGGGCTGGAAATGCTGGGGTTACAAACAAATCAGGTAAATTCATTGCTGCTCACATTGCTCATACTGGGCTAATTGCCTTTGCAGCAGGTGGAAGTACTCTTTGGGAACTAGCGAGATACAACCCTGAGATCCCAATGGGACATCAGAGTTCGATCTTTCTTGCTCATTTAGCTTCAATTGGTATCGGCTTTGATGAGGCTGGTGCTTGGACAGGTGCAGGAGTCGCCTCTATTGCCATCGTACATTTGGTTCTTTCCATGGTTTATGGAGCCGGAGGTTTATTGCATTCAGTGCTATTCGTTGGCGATATGCAAGATTCAGAGGTTCCTCAAGCTAGAAAGTTCAAACTTGAGTGGGACAACCCAGATAATCAGACTTTCATACTTGGCCACCATTTGCTTTTCTTTGGTGTTGCATGTATTTGGTTTGTTGAATGGGCCAGAATCCACGGAATTTATGACCCTGCAATAGGTGCTGTTCGACAAGTCGAATACAACCTTAACTTGACAAATATTTGGAACCATCAGTTTGATTTCTTGGCTATAGATAGTCTTGAAGATGTCTTAGGTGGTCATGCATTCTTAGCATTTATTGAGATCACAGGTGGAGCTTTCCACATCGCTACTAAACAAGTTGGTGAATACACCAAATTCAAAGGAGCTGGTTTACTTTCAGCAGAATCAATTCTTTCTTTCTCTCTAGCAGGCATTGGCTGGATGGCTGTAGTTGCAGCTTTCTGGTGTGCACAAAATACAACTGTTTACCCTGAAGCTTGGTATGGAGAAGCATTGATCTTGAAATTTGGTATCGCTCCTTATTGGATTGATAGTGTTGATCTATCAGGAGGTCCAGCTTTCTTTGGCCATACAACTAGAGCGGCTTTGGCAAACGTACATTATTACTTTGGATTCTTCTTCATCCAAGGTCATCTATGGCATGCTTTGAGGGCTATGGGATTTGACTTTAAGAAAGTTCTTAAAGAACCACTTCCTGCTCAACTCTATTGA
- a CDS encoding phenylpyruvate tautomerase MIF-related protein has translation MPFIQINTSSKSVVENDDLLQKDISKMVADLTGKPENYVMTMIQRDAKMTFAGSDEPCCFVKFKSIGSLNPSSMSKSLCELIASKTNINKNRIYIEFFDVEASNWGFNGSTFG, from the coding sequence ATGCCATTCATTCAAATAAACACATCCTCAAAAAGTGTTGTAGAAAATGATGATTTGCTACAAAAAGATATTTCAAAAATGGTTGCTGATTTAACCGGAAAACCTGAAAATTATGTAATGACGATGATCCAAAGAGATGCAAAGATGACATTTGCTGGATCCGATGAACCATGCTGTTTTGTCAAGTTTAAATCAATTGGCTCATTGAACCCTTCCTCGATGAGCAAGTCTTTGTGCGAGTTAATTGCATCTAAAACAAATATAAATAAAAATAGGATTTATATTGAATTTTTCGACGTTGAAGCCTCAAATTGGGGATTCAATGGTTCAACATTTGGATAG
- a CDS encoding PfkB family carbohydrate kinase — protein sequence MKIDVPKQILSLPKLKLAVIGHVEWVTFLKVDQLPLAGQISHAKDSFEEAAGGAAVAAVQMARLTNGPVDLITSLGKDNYGKKCYERLTKLGLNLKVAWREKPTRKGISLISKDGERAITVIGERLQPIASDNLPWGDMKNYDGIFVTATDKEGIRLARGAKFLSATPRTGEQTLKNSKVKINALIGSGLDPGEKINLEELEPKPDIYISTKGKLGGTIFPENIKYKSIKPSSKEIDSYGCGDCFAGAVTTALSAKLNLEQAINIGAYCGAECSTHYGPY from the coding sequence ATGAAAATTGATGTACCTAAACAAATACTTAGTCTACCTAAACTTAAATTAGCTGTGATTGGTCATGTCGAATGGGTAACATTCTTAAAAGTTGATCAGCTGCCATTGGCGGGACAAATTTCGCATGCAAAAGATTCCTTTGAAGAAGCCGCAGGTGGTGCAGCAGTCGCCGCTGTTCAGATGGCAAGATTGACAAATGGACCTGTCGACTTAATCACATCATTGGGCAAAGACAATTACGGTAAAAAATGCTATGAAAGACTTACAAAACTTGGTTTAAATTTAAAAGTAGCTTGGCGCGAGAAACCAACTAGAAAAGGTATTAGCTTGATTAGTAAAGATGGAGAAAGAGCAATTACAGTTATTGGAGAGAGATTACAGCCAATTGCTTCTGACAATCTACCTTGGGGTGATATGAAAAATTACGATGGGATATTTGTTACAGCAACAGATAAAGAAGGAATAAGACTTGCAAGGGGAGCGAAATTCCTCTCTGCCACACCCCGAACAGGTGAACAAACCTTAAAGAATTCCAAAGTAAAAATCAACGCTTTAATTGGTAGCGGTCTTGATCCTGGTGAAAAAATAAATCTAGAAGAACTTGAACCTAAACCAGACATATACATTTCAACAAAAGGTAAATTAGGTGGCACAATTTTTCCTGAAAATATTAAATACAAATCCATTAAGCCTAGTTCAAAAGAGATCGACAGCTATGGATGTGGAGACTGCTTCGCAGGAGCTGTAACGACAGCTCTCTCAGCGAAACTTAATTTAGAGCAAGCAATTAATATAGGTGCATATTGCGGCGCTGAATGCTCAACCCATTACGGACCTTACTAA
- a CDS encoding pentapeptide repeat-containing protein has translation MNSDHLFSKLIRYSLSFLIIFFCVNPVFAGANVAVKGEGDEVPSYVRSDITGFDFHGEDLHLSSIAGAMARDADFSNVDLHGTTLTLSDLKGSNLNGVDLTDTLSDRVNFQKTDLRNSILINMIASGSSFAGAQIEGADFSFAILDSEDQRNLCKIADGVNPTTGVSTRASLECKGDKPSLPAA, from the coding sequence ATGAATTCTGATCATCTTTTTTCAAAACTAATCAGATACTCACTTAGTTTTTTAATAATATTTTTTTGTGTGAATCCAGTTTTTGCTGGAGCTAATGTGGCAGTTAAGGGAGAGGGTGACGAAGTTCCAAGTTATGTTCGATCTGACATCACTGGATTCGATTTTCACGGTGAAGACTTACACCTTTCCTCCATCGCTGGCGCAATGGCAAGGGATGCTGATTTCAGCAACGTTGATCTTCATGGAACAACATTAACTTTGTCAGACCTCAAAGGTTCTAATCTCAATGGTGTAGACCTAACCGATACTCTTTCGGATAGAGTTAATTTTCAGAAAACAGACCTTAGGAACTCTATTTTAATAAATATGATTGCATCTGGTAGCAGCTTTGCTGGTGCTCAAATTGAGGGAGCTGATTTCTCATTTGCGATTCTTGATAGTGAAGACCAAAGAAACCTCTGTAAAATTGCAGACGGTGTTAATCCCACTACAGGGGTATCTACTAGGGCTAGTCTTGAATGTAAGGGAGATAAACCTTCTCTGCCGGCTGCTTAA
- a CDS encoding peroxiredoxin, whose amino-acid sequence MKLKIGDQIPSFSLKDQNGNIRTSNKVSKSLVLFFYPKDDTPGCTIEACGFRDKYDLFKILGAEVWGISNGSSQSHLGFANKNKLQYPLLCDQNNILRKKFGVPKKLGLIEGRVTYIINSDGIIIHIFEDLLNGPAHIKEAIKALKKLQ is encoded by the coding sequence GTGAAGCTGAAAATTGGTGATCAGATTCCATCTTTTTCCTTAAAAGATCAAAATGGAAACATAAGAACATCTAATAAAGTGAGTAAGTCCCTAGTTTTGTTTTTTTACCCAAAAGACGATACTCCTGGTTGCACTATAGAAGCTTGTGGTTTCCGAGATAAATATGATCTTTTCAAAATTCTAGGGGCTGAGGTATGGGGAATAAGCAATGGTAGTAGTCAAAGTCATCTTGGATTTGCAAATAAAAATAAGCTTCAGTATCCATTACTTTGCGACCAAAATAATATTCTTAGAAAAAAATTTGGTGTACCCAAGAAGTTAGGATTAATTGAAGGAAGAGTAACATATATAATCAACTCCGATGGAATAATCATTCATATTTTTGAGGATCTTTTAAATGGTCCAGCTCATATAAAAGAGGCCATAAAAGCATTAAAGAAACTCCAATAA
- a CDS encoding chlorophyll a/b binding light-harvesting protein — protein sequence MQTYGNPDVTYGWWVGNSVVTNRAGRFIGSHIGHTGLICFAAGGSTLWELARYNPEIPMGHQSSIFLAHLASLGIGFDEAGVWTGAGVATIAIFHLIFSAVYGTAGLAHSLLFDPDLKDGPIPTTKKFKLEWDNPDNLTFILGHHLIFFGVANIWFVEWARWHGIYDPAIGEIRTIFPGYGDFGMVYGHQFDFLTIDSLEEVMSGHAFLAFVQISGGAWHIATKQLGEYTEFKGKGLLSAEAVLSWSLAGIGWMAIVAAFWCAQNTTVYPIDWYGEPLALKFGISPYWVDTGDVSDSTAFLGHTTRAALSNVHYYFGFFFIQGHIWHALRAMGFDFRRVVGSVASLATTES from the coding sequence ATGCAGACCTACGGAAACCCAGACGTCACCTACGGGTGGTGGGTTGGCAATTCTGTGGTGACCAATCGCGCAGGTCGATTCATAGGGTCACATATCGGACACACAGGTTTAATTTGCTTTGCGGCTGGAGGAAGTACCCTATGGGAGCTTGCTCGCTACAATCCAGAAATACCAATGGGACACCAAAGTTCCATATTCCTTGCTCATTTAGCTTCTCTTGGAATTGGCTTTGATGAGGCAGGTGTATGGACTGGAGCTGGTGTAGCAACAATTGCTATTTTTCATTTGATTTTTTCAGCTGTATACGGAACGGCTGGATTAGCTCATTCACTCTTATTTGATCCGGACTTAAAAGATGGTCCTATCCCAACCACTAAGAAATTCAAACTTGAATGGGACAACCCAGATAATTTGACATTTATTCTTGGACATCATTTGATTTTCTTTGGTGTAGCTAATATTTGGTTTGTTGAGTGGGCAAGATGGCATGGGATTTACGACCCAGCCATAGGTGAAATCAGAACAATCTTCCCTGGATATGGTGATTTTGGAATGGTTTACGGTCACCAGTTCGACTTCCTAACCATTGACAGCCTTGAAGAAGTAATGAGCGGCCATGCATTCTTGGCATTCGTTCAAATAAGTGGTGGTGCATGGCACATAGCAACAAAACAGCTAGGTGAATACACTGAATTTAAAGGTAAAGGATTGCTATCAGCAGAAGCAGTTCTCTCGTGGTCTCTTGCTGGAATTGGCTGGATGGCAATTGTTGCTGCATTCTGGTGCGCACAAAATACAACTGTTTATCCAATTGATTGGTACGGAGAGCCTTTAGCTTTGAAATTTGGAATTTCTCCTTATTGGGTAGATACAGGAGATGTTTCAGATAGCACTGCGTTTTTAGGCCATACAACTAGAGCAGCCTTGTCAAATGTTCACTATTACTTTGGATTTTTCTTTATTCAAGGTCATATCTGGCATGCTCTTAGAGCTATGGGCTTTGATTTCCGTCGTGTTGTTGGATCAGTAGCTTCTCTAGCAACAACTGAGAGTTAG
- a CDS encoding chlorophyll a/b binding light-harvesting protein, with the protein MQSYGNPDVTYDWWAGNSVVTNRSGRFISSHIGHTGLIAFAAGGSTLWELARYNPEIPMGHQSSLFLAHLASIGIGFDEAGVWTGVGVAAIAIVHLILSMVYGGGALLHAVYFDADLEESEVPRARKFKLEWENPDNQTFILGHHLFFFGVACIWFVEWARIHGIYDPAIGAVRQVNYNLDLTMIWNRQFDFIEIDSLEDVMGGHAFLAFAELTGATIHMVAGSTQWENKRLGEWSKFKGAELLSAEAVLSWSLAGIGWMAIVAAFWAATNTTVYPTEWFGEPLKLQFSVAPYWVDTGDLSDSTAFFGHSTRAALVNVHYYFGFFFLQGHFWHALRALGFDFKKVADAIGNSQGATVRVEGAGFNGRAPR; encoded by the coding sequence ATGCAGAGCTATGGAAATCCAGATGTTACCTATGATTGGTGGGCTGGTAATTCTGTGGTCACCAACCGCTCAGGCCGATTTATTTCCTCCCATATTGGGCATACAGGATTAATCGCATTTGCGGCTGGTGGAAGCACTCTTTGGGAACTTGCCCGCTATAACCCTGAGATCCCAATGGGACATCAGAGTTCCTTGTTTTTGGCTCATTTAGCCTCTATAGGCATTGGCTTTGACGAAGCTGGTGTTTGGACAGGAGTAGGTGTAGCTGCAATAGCTATTGTTCATTTAATCTTGTCAATGGTTTATGGAGGAGGAGCTCTTCTGCATGCCGTCTACTTTGATGCTGATCTAGAAGAAAGCGAAGTTCCTCGCGCTAGAAAATTCAAACTTGAATGGGAAAACCCAGATAATCAAACTTTCATACTTGGCCACCATTTATTTTTCTTTGGTGTTGCATGTATATGGTTTGTTGAATGGGCAAGGATACATGGCATTTACGATCCTGCTATAGGAGCAGTTAGACAAGTTAATTACAACTTGGATCTAACAATGATTTGGAATCGTCAATTTGATTTTATTGAAATTGATAGCCTTGAAGATGTAATGGGCGGTCATGCTTTCCTTGCTTTTGCTGAATTAACAGGTGCCACAATTCATATGGTTGCAGGTTCAACTCAGTGGGAAAATAAGCGATTAGGCGAATGGAGTAAGTTTAAAGGTGCTGAATTGCTCTCAGCAGAAGCAGTACTTTCATGGTCTCTTGCAGGTATTGGTTGGATGGCAATTGTTGCTGCTTTCTGGGCTGCTACTAATACAACCGTATATCCAACAGAGTGGTTTGGAGAGCCATTGAAATTACAGTTTTCTGTAGCCCCGTATTGGGTGGATACTGGTGATCTTTCTGATTCAACAGCTTTCTTTGGTCACTCAACCCGAGCTGCTTTAGTAAATGTTCATTACTACTTCGGTTTCTTCTTTTTACAAGGTCATTTTTGGCATGCTCTAAGAGCTTTGGGATTTGACTTCAAGAAAGTTGCCGATGCTATTGGTAACAGTCAAGGAGCAACTGTTAGAGTTGAAGGTGCAGGTTTTAACGGACGAGCACCAAGATAA
- a CDS encoding DUF2256 domain-containing protein — MKIKLSKKCPTCLRDFQWRKKWTKNWENVIYCSERCRRRRRNQKIIMNNSPT; from the coding sequence GTGAAAATTAAATTGTCAAAAAAATGTCCAACTTGTCTAAGAGATTTTCAATGGAGAAAAAAATGGACTAAAAACTGGGAAAATGTCATTTATTGCTCAGAAAGATGTAGAAGAAGAAGAAGAAATCAAAAAATCATAATGAATAATTCTCCCACTTAA
- a CDS encoding TIGR03643 family protein, translated as MKIITKHFDIAEVDRIIEMAWEDRTPFEAIDFQFNLKEKEVIQLMRSNLKISSFKIWRKRVSGRKSKHGFPKQKTRFKSANQK; from the coding sequence TTGAAAATCATAACTAAACATTTTGATATAGCCGAAGTTGATCGCATCATTGAAATGGCATGGGAGGATAGGACCCCTTTTGAAGCGATCGATTTTCAATTCAACCTAAAGGAGAAAGAAGTTATTCAGTTAATGCGATCGAATTTAAAAATATCTTCTTTCAAAATATGGAGAAAAAGAGTTAGCGGAAGAAAATCAAAGCATGGCTTTCCTAAACAAAAGACCAGGTTCAAGTCAGCGAACCAAAAGTGA
- a CDS encoding cryptochrome/photolyase family protein, producing MRKIFLIFPNQLFKLENQFSDIKNIALIQDNLFFGSDSQWKQKFHCQKIIFHKATMDYYEEELKRKGHSVIYIKHRWENRTEDYLNDLLKKGFNHFITYEPFDWSLEKRVKDFSLKNNVKLEIITSEMFLTCKSISEEIINQKKIYGMQKFYRNQRKNLDILIEKNGSPTGGDWSYDKLNRKKLPSSIKVPKIPNLKTNKFVAKANKDVSINYGEYYGNHENFNYPITHKDAEEWLDNFLIERFNLFGDYEDAIHSNHRTLWHSILSPLINSGLLTPRQIIDKSWDFYQSNNIGINSYEGFVRQIIGWREFILLIYKRNSLELRNGNFWNFEDKPIPSSFYTGQTGIRPLDDSIQNILETGYTHHIERLMIIGNLMLLCRFHPNQVYKWFMELFIDSYDWVMVPNVYGMSQFSNGGLFTTKPYISGSNYIRKMSNYKSEDWCLTWDSLFWTFIDDYKNKFKDQYRLSMILRTLEKMDPNKKMNHRKNANDFLSKLT from the coding sequence GTGAGAAAAATATTCTTGATTTTTCCAAACCAATTATTCAAATTAGAAAATCAATTTTCTGATATTAAAAATATTGCTTTAATCCAAGATAACTTATTTTTCGGTAGCGATTCTCAATGGAAACAAAAATTTCATTGTCAAAAAATCATTTTCCATAAAGCAACTATGGATTATTACGAAGAAGAGCTTAAAAGAAAAGGTCATAGTGTAATTTATATAAAACATAGATGGGAAAATAGAACAGAAGATTACCTTAATGATTTACTAAAAAAAGGTTTTAATCATTTCATTACTTATGAACCTTTTGATTGGTCACTAGAAAAAAGAGTTAAAGATTTCTCTTTAAAAAATAATGTAAAGCTAGAGATTATAACAAGTGAAATGTTTTTAACATGCAAAAGTATATCTGAGGAAATAATTAATCAAAAGAAAATTTATGGTATGCAGAAATTCTATAGAAATCAAAGAAAAAATCTAGATATTCTTATTGAAAAAAATGGTTCTCCAACCGGAGGAGATTGGAGTTATGACAAACTAAATAGAAAAAAATTACCAAGTTCAATCAAAGTCCCAAAAATACCAAATTTAAAAACAAACAAATTTGTAGCTAAAGCTAACAAAGATGTTTCTATTAACTATGGGGAATATTATGGAAACCATGAAAATTTTAATTATCCCATAACTCACAAAGATGCAGAAGAATGGTTGGATAATTTTTTAATTGAAAGATTTAATTTATTTGGAGATTACGAAGATGCAATACATTCAAATCATAGAACACTTTGGCATAGTATTCTTTCTCCCTTAATTAATTCTGGATTACTTACTCCAAGACAAATAATAGATAAATCTTGGGACTTTTACCAATCCAATAATATTGGGATTAATTCTTATGAAGGATTTGTTAGACAAATTATTGGCTGGCGTGAATTTATCTTATTAATTTATAAACGAAATAGTTTAGAGCTCAGAAATGGGAATTTCTGGAATTTCGAAGATAAGCCAATACCATCTAGTTTTTACACTGGTCAAACAGGAATAAGGCCTTTAGATGACTCAATACAAAATATTTTAGAAACCGGATATACACACCATATAGAAAGACTAATGATAATTGGAAATTTAATGCTTTTATGCAGATTCCATCCAAATCAAGTCTACAAGTGGTTTATGGAATTATTTATAGATTCATATGATTGGGTTATGGTTCCAAATGTTTATGGAATGAGTCAATTTTCAAATGGAGGACTATTTACAACTAAACCATATATTTCTGGTTCTAATTATATTCGAAAAATGTCTAACTATAAATCTGAAGATTGGTGCTTGACTTGGGACAGTCTTTTTTGGACATTTATAGATGACTATAAAAATAAGTTCAAAGACCAATATCGATTATCTATGATTTTAAGAACTCTAGAAAAAATGGATCCTAATAAGAAAATGAATCACAGAAAAAATGCTAATGATTTCTTATCTAAACTAACATAA
- a CDS encoding chlorophyll a/b binding light-harvesting protein, translated as MQSYGNPDVTYGWWVGNSVVTNKSSRFIGSHVAHTGLICFAAGANTLWELARYNPDIPMGHQGMVSIPHLASIGIGFDPTGTVFDGTSIAFIGVFHLICSMVYAGAGLLHSLIFSEDTQNSSGLFADDRPEHRQAARYKLEWDNPDNQTFILGHHLIFFGVACIWFVEWARIHGIYDPAIGAVRQVEYNLNLTNIWNHQFDFLAIDSLEDVMGGHAFLAFVEITGGAFHIATKQVGEYTEFKGKNILSAEAVLSWSLAGIGWMAIIAAFWCATNTTVYPEAWYGETLALKFGISPYWIDTADMTGVVSGHTSRAWLANVHYYLGFFFIQGHLWHAIRALGFDFKKVTDAISNLDGARVTLSD; from the coding sequence ATGCAGTCCTACGGAAACCCAGACGTCACCTACGGGTGGTGGGTTGGTAATTCTGTCGTAACAAATAAGTCAAGCCGATTTATTGGCTCGCATGTTGCTCATACAGGATTGATTTGTTTCGCAGCTGGTGCTAACACACTTTGGGAGCTAGCTAGATACAACCCAGATATTCCAATGGGACATCAAGGAATGGTGAGCATCCCACATCTTGCTTCTATTGGTATTGGATTTGATCCAACTGGAACAGTATTCGACGGAACATCAATTGCTTTTATCGGCGTATTCCATCTGATTTGTTCAATGGTTTATGCGGGTGCAGGTCTATTGCACTCTTTGATTTTTAGCGAAGATACCCAAAATAGTTCAGGTTTGTTTGCTGATGATCGTCCTGAACATCGTCAGGCAGCAAGATACAAGCTTGAATGGGATAATCCAGATAATCAGACTTTTATTCTTGGTCACCATTTAATTTTCTTTGGTGTTGCATGTATTTGGTTTGTTGAGTGGGCTCGAATTCATGGGATTTACGATCCTGCAATAGGAGCTGTTCGACAAGTCGAGTACAACTTAAACTTGACCAACATTTGGAACCATCAGTTTGATTTCTTGGCTATTGATAGTCTTGAGGATGTTATGGGTGGTCATGCATTCTTAGCATTTGTTGAAATTACAGGTGGTGCTTTCCATATCGCTACGAAGCAGGTAGGAGAATACACAGAATTCAAAGGAAAGAATATTCTTTCTGCTGAAGCAGTTCTTTCATGGTCTCTTGCTGGTATTGGTTGGATGGCAATTATTGCCGCTTTCTGGTGTGCAACCAATACAACTGTTTACCCAGAGGCTTGGTACGGAGAAACATTAGCTCTTAAGTTTGGAATCTCTCCATATTGGATTGATACTGCTGATATGACTGGTGTAGTTAGTGGACATACTTCAAGAGCTTGGCTTGCGAATGTTCATTACTATCTTGGTTTCTTCTTTATTCAGGGACATCTATGGCATGCAATACGTGCTTTAGGCTTTGATTTTAAAAAAGTTACTGATGCAATTAGTAATCTTGATGGGGCAAGAGTTACTCTCTCTGATTGA
- a CDS encoding DUF2834 domain-containing protein codes for MIRQINWLKWVYLFLAILGGVLPTLANIEFAKSYGPAFDIQLFIELANNNPASQSLSRDLFIGSTAVFVWIISESKRLEMKNLWIVVLTTFTIAFAFSAPLFLYLRELRIEEMNRN; via the coding sequence ATGATAAGACAGATCAACTGGTTGAAATGGGTTTATTTGTTTTTGGCTATATTAGGAGGTGTTTTACCTACACTTGCAAATATTGAATTTGCAAAAAGTTATGGACCTGCTTTTGATATTCAATTATTTATAGAGTTGGCTAATAATAATCCAGCTTCCCAGTCCTTATCTAGAGATCTTTTTATAGGCTCAACAGCAGTATTTGTTTGGATAATTTCAGAATCAAAGAGACTAGAGATGAAAAATCTATGGATTGTTGTATTAACTACATTTACAATCGCATTTGCTTTTTCAGCTCCTCTCTTCTTGTATCTAAGGGAATTAAGAATTGAAGAAATGAATAGAAATTAA
- a CDS encoding chlorophyll a/b binding light-harvesting protein, with product MQTYGNPDVTYGWWAGNSRVTNRAGKFIAAHAGHTGLISFAAGASTLWELARFDPSIAMGHQSSIFLAHLASIGIGFDDAGVWTGANVASVAIVHIIASLVYAGGALSHSLLFDGDLADGPGPTTQKFKLEWDNPDNLTFILGHHLIFFGVACIAFVEWARVHGIYDPAIGAVRQVEYNLNLTNIWNHQFDFLAIDNLEDVLGGHAFLAFVEITGGAFHIATKQVGEYTEFKGKSILSAEAVLSFSLAGIGWMAIVAAFWCATNTTVYPEAWYGEPLALKFGISPYWIDTVDVSDSTAFAGHTTRAALTNVHYYFGFFFLQGHLWHAIRALGFDFRRVTNAVAGLDRAQITLND from the coding sequence ATGCAGACCTATGGAAATCCAGATGTCACTTATGGGTGGTGGGCTGGTAATTCAAGGGTTACTAACCGCGCTGGAAAATTTATTGCAGCTCATGCAGGTCATACGGGCCTAATCTCATTTGCAGCGGGAGCCAGCACTCTTTGGGAGTTGGCTAGGTTTGATCCTTCAATAGCCATGGGGCATCAAAGTTCTATCTTTCTTGCTCATCTTGCATCGATTGGAATTGGATTTGACGATGCAGGTGTTTGGACTGGAGCGAATGTTGCTTCAGTAGCAATTGTCCATATTATTGCTTCGCTTGTTTATGCAGGAGGAGCTCTTTCTCATTCTCTTCTCTTTGATGGCGATTTAGCTGATGGCCCAGGACCTACTACTCAAAAATTCAAGCTTGAATGGGACAATCCCGATAATTTGACATTTATTTTGGGACACCATTTGATTTTCTTTGGGGTTGCTTGTATTGCATTCGTTGAATGGGCCAGAGTTCATGGAATTTACGATCCTGCAATAGGAGCTGTTCGACAGGTCGAGTACAACCTAAATCTAACCAATATTTGGAATCATCAATTTGATTTCTTGGCTATTGATAATCTCGAAGACGTCCTTGGTGGACATGCATTCTTAGCATTTGTTGAAATTACAGGTGGTGCTTTCCATATCGCTACGAAGCAGGTAGGCGAATACACAGAATTCAAAGGCAAGAGTATCCTCTCTGCCGAGGCTGTTTTATCTTTCTCATTGGCGGGTATTGGTTGGATGGCAATTGTTGCAGCTTTTTGGTGCGCAACAAACACAACTGTTTATCCCGAGGCTTGGTATGGAGAGCCCTTGGCTCTGAAGTTTGGTATTTCTCCTTATTGGATCGATACTGTTGATGTGAGTGATAGCACTGCATTTGCAGGTCACACCACACGAGCTGCATTGACAAATGTCCATTATTATTTTGGGTTCTTCTTCCTACAAGGTCATTTATGGCATGCAATCCGTGCATTAGGCTTTGACTTTAGGAGAGTTACAAATGCTGTAGCCGGTTTGGATAGAGCGCAAATCACTCTAAATGACTAA